The genomic region GGGTATGCTGTAACTGCAGTTGCTGCAAGAGAGTGGTGGCAATTTCATGCTGACCTCCTTGTATTGGAATTCTGCTCCCTCTTAAACTGTCCGTTATGACATTTCCATACCAAAGTAGTGGTATATGATAGCAAGCGGGATCATAATAGTCGCGTTGTTTTGGCAGAATATGACCGTGATCTGCAACAAAAAGGAAGAGCGTATTGTTGTACCATGATTCCTTTTTCGCCATATTAATGAAATTCTCCAGACATTGGTCAGTATAAAAGGCGGAGTTGCGAAATTTATCCGGCTCGCTTTTGCCATCATTCAACTGTTTTCCGGGGACTTCAAACGGTTCATGTGTACTTAATGTTAGTACCATACTGAAAAAGGGCTCTTTTCTTTTCTTAAAATCCCCTATCATTTTCTCGAATACATATTGGTCATGCGCACCCCATTTGCTGTTCATCTGGTTACTTTCAAAATCTTCCTTTCCATGTATTTCCTGAAACTTCCCCTCTAATAAATAACTCTTCATATTTGCAAATCCCAGTTCTCCACCATAATAAAAAGAAGTATGATAACCGGCATTCCTGAGATCTTCGCTGAGCATTGGTAATTTCCTGATTTTATCAGAGAACCTGGAGATACTATAGTTGGGCAATGAAGGAAATCCACTGAGCACTGAAGGAAACATCTGATCTGTCCTTCTGCCACTCGAGTAGATGTTGGTAAAGAGTATACCTGAATCGCATAGACTGCTGAAAAATGGAGTAGTATTTTTCTCTCCTCCCAAAGGTTCAATAATATCAGCCGTCCAGCTTTCCAGTACTATCAATACTATATTCGGGCGTGTACTTTCGATGATGATTAATGAATCATCTCCCGGAGTGAAAAAAGAACTGAAGAAAGTTTCAGCCTCTTCTTCACTGTAAAACGTATATGGATTTTTGTTGCTTTTGCCTCTCTTGGCGATATTATTCATCAGATTCCACACCGGATTATTAGCAGCATCATTGATAGATGAAACTTCCGAGAAATAAGAAGAACTTTCGTTAATAGGGATTTCCTGAATTCCTCCCCGTAAAAGGATGGGAAGAATTAATGCTGCCAATAAAGTGGGAATTACAGATTTTATTGGAGCCTTGTCAGGTTCTTTACGAACTACCCACTTCAAGTAAATGCGATTAAATATGAAAAACCACAGCAGAGTGAATCCTGTTCTTGTCAGAAGCTGCAATGTAGTTAAGGATGCAACAATTCCTTCTGTGTCTTCGAGAAAATCGAGCGCTCTGGCGTTGATGAGTGTTCCCCATGCAGTATAAACGGCATAGTTGGCAATGATAATTAAAGTGACAATAAAGAGTAGAAGGTTGTTAAGAATATGCAGAAATCGTCGAAGCCATACTTTACCGCTGAGCAGAAAGGACATCCAAATTAATGTTGGCAATATTAGAAGATAGGCACATGTGGAAAGGTCAAGTCGCAGACCATAAACAAATGTGTAGGGCCATTCACTAAGGTCGGGATGATTCCCCTTAGAAAAAAGCAGCACTATAAATCCAATACGTGCAAGCAGAAAAAAGAGCATCCACATGAAAAGCAATCTGAATATGTAGTACGATGATGTCTTCATGGATATGGAGTAGATCTGTTTGTTTTCTCAATCATTGCCGGAAAGGTTTAGAAAGAGTCCTCCTGCAGGATACTCGTTTTTTGAACGACAGAAACTTTTGAAATCACAGGGGTAGGGTTGGTCACAGTGTTCTCCCATTTCTATCGTGGGTGGAGTGGAAGAGGTGAGCATCCATTTCATTTTTTGAAATTCTTCCTGAATATGATTTTTTTCTTCCTTGCAATAGTCGGTGAGATTCGTTTCTGTAAAAATGTCAGATGGGACTCTTGAGAAATCAGTTTCTGCTGCCTTAGATTTAAGTGTAATCAAGACGGCTGAAGAAACTGGAATTCCGGAGCCTGAAATTACAAAATGTTGTAGCGCTAAATCTTCTTTATAGGTTTCAGAAATATAATTGCTGCTTTTTACTTCAGCAATTTTCCATTTCTGATCATCCTTTATTAGGATATCACAGTATACGATTATCCGTTCATGAAGAAAAGCTGCTTCATAAAGTGTCGGGCATCCTTGTTGTAGAAGCTGTTGGGTGATTTCCAGACTTTCTTTATACGCATTAACTTTTTTTGAAGAGGCAAAGGTTCCGCCGGGAAACAAAGCCCTTGCTCTTTTTCCGATCTCATGTCCAATGTCAAAGCGGGTTTTTCTTTCAGGGGGCAATGGATCCCTCAAAGAAGGGTGTTTCTTGGAAAGATATAATGCTTTCAGACATTGTCTTCCTTTTATATATCCTGTTTTAGAAAATAAGGGTTTGGTCATGATTGTTGAGCTTGGAAAGCTTCGACTATTTTTATACATTCCAGTGCCTCCTTAGCATCATGTACTCTCAGGATTTGAACACCGTTCATGAGTGCTATAGTATTTAACACGCTGGTTCCGTTTAATGCTGTTTCCGGTGAAGTTCCAAGAACTTTATTGATCATCGATTTACGCGAGAATCCGGCCAGGACAGGACAATCCAATTGGTGTAAGAGTTCGATATAGGCGAGGATGCGATAATTATCTGCCACACTTTTTCCAAACCCAAAGCCGG from Bacteroidota bacterium harbors:
- a CDS encoding Dna2/Cas4 domain-containing protein, whose translation is MTKPLFSKTGYIKGRQCLKALYLSKKHPSLRDPLPPERKTRFDIGHEIGKRARALFPGGTFASSKKVNAYKESLEITQQLLQQGCPTLYEAAFLHERIIVYCDILIKDDQKWKIAEVKSSNYISETYKEDLALQHFVISGSGIPVSSAVLITLKSKAAETDFSRVPSDIFTETNLTDYCKEEKNHIQEEFQKMKWMLTSSTPPTIEMGEHCDQPYPCDFKSFCRSKNEYPAGGLFLNLSGND
- a CDS encoding sulfatase-like hydrolase/transferase; amino-acid sequence: MKTSSYYIFRLLFMWMLFFLLARIGFIVLLFSKGNHPDLSEWPYTFVYGLRLDLSTCAYLLILPTLIWMSFLLSGKVWLRRFLHILNNLLLFIVTLIIIANYAVYTAWGTLINARALDFLEDTEGIVASLTTLQLLTRTGFTLLWFFIFNRIYLKWVVRKEPDKAPIKSVIPTLLAALILPILLRGGIQEIPINESSSYFSEVSSINDAANNPVWNLMNNIAKRGKSNKNPYTFYSEEEAETFFSSFFTPGDDSLIIIESTRPNIVLIVLESWTADIIEPLGGEKNTTPFFSSLCDSGILFTNIYSSGRRTDQMFPSVLSGFPSLPNYSISRFSDKIRKLPMLSEDLRNAGYHTSFYYGGELGFANMKSYLLEGKFQEIHGKEDFESNQMNSKWGAHDQYVFEKMIGDFKKRKEPFFSMVLTLSTHEPFEVPGKQLNDGKSEPDKFRNSAFYTDQCLENFINMAKKESWYNNTLFLFVADHGHILPKQRDYYDPACYHIPLLWYGNVITDSLRGSRIPIQGGQHEIATTLLQQLQLQHTHYTFSRDLLGRHSTLASYLNYDRGFGWLEEDNRFVYLFGEKQYIKQYSVQKVESDSSHYLHGKVFLQKLYSTFLKL